Proteins co-encoded in one Fusarium fujikuroi IMI 58289 draft genome, chromosome FFUJ_chr06 genomic window:
- a CDS encoding related to tol protein yields the protein MSVCGPCHDAICDIYPKVEAIYPERETTVTYPSFDPGAGGKCWICIKHAGFLEHHYPAVYERWLKHELLVTVQADFASLEQEAQPRTRHSSSNETLPFDSRGRQNMEVRQLIIFRNHGGDENRFRRSIDTSCLPRVFQQAIEVTRSLQIRYLWIDSLCIMQDIACGDWEAEALKMGDVYANSFLNLPASYTAGEDENPSIFSPESWNHVLPSELVLENDKELRSNLFIDGDLWNDEVGESPLMERGWVFQERFLAPRVLHFGMRQLAGECNGGGALQMFPTGLPPRFEDNYKKDVCWPIMRPINTLSSEEFCSRWHDIVTAYSAGHLTFNTDKLIAFAGIAKIIQSLGSDEYIAGTWKSTIIADLAWWVYKANGRLPSGHQAAHRAPSWSWLSSDRQICFHPYPSAHHKQEYFVASWKLRQERQPGLRCLVQTASSSYKGLFSPSIPPSGITWKSNPLR from the exons ATGTCTGTCTGCGGCCCTTGTCACGATGCTATTTGCGACATCTACCCCAAGGTCGAAGCCATCTATCCCGAACGGGAAACTACCGTAACGTACCCTTCATTTGACCCAGGCGCTGGCGGGAAATGCTGGATTTGCATCAAACACGCTGGCTTCTTGGAGCATCACTACCCCGCAGTTTATGAACGATGGCTCAAGCATGAACTACTAGTTACTGTTCAAGCTGATTTCGCTTCTCTCGAGCAAGAGGCACAACCAAGAACTCGTCATAGCTCTTCCAACGAAACTTTGCCATTTGACAGTCGTGGTCGCCAAAACATGGAGGTTCGTCAGCTGATCATATTTCGCAATCATGGAGGCGACGAAAA TCGCTTCAGGCGCTCTATAGATACATCGTGTCTGCCACGCGTCTTCCAGCAAGCAATTGAGGTCACGAGATCACTTCAGATCCGTTATCTGTGGATAGACTCCCTTTGCATTATGCAAGATATTGCATGTGGGGACTGGGAGGCGGAAGCCTTGAAGATGGGCGACGTATACGCGAATTCTTTTCTGAACCTGCCGGCTTCATACACAGCTGGCGAAGACGAAAACCCATCAATCTTCTCCCCCGAGTCCTGGAATCACGTCCTCCCCTCTGAGCTCGTCCTGGAGAATGACAAAGAACTACGCAGTAATCTCTTCATTGATGGAGACTTATGGAACGATGAGGTCGGCGAGTCACCGTTGATGGAACGTGGCTGGGTCTTTCAGGAGCGATTTCTAGCACCACGTGTGCTTCACTTTGGAATGCGGCAACTGGCTGGGGAGTGCAACGGCGGAGGCGCACTTCAAATGTTTCCGACTGGCCTACCGCCTCGCTTTGAGGATAACTACAAAAAGGATGTATGTTGGCCCATCATGAGACCGATTAATACATTGAGTTCAGAGGAGTTTTGCAGTCGCTGGCATGACATCGTTACTGCTTACTCGGCTGGTCACCTGACATTCAATACGGATAAGCTGATCGCTTTTGCCGGGATTGCTAAAATTATTCAATCCTTGGGAAGTGATGAGTATATCGCAGGAACATGGAAGAGCACAATCATCGCTGATCTCGCGTGGTGGGTCTATAAAGCCAACGGTCGTCTGCCCTCGGGCCATCAAGCGGCTCATCGCGCCCCTAGCTGGTCATGGCTTTCCTCAGACAGGCAGATATGTTTTCATCCCTACCCATCAGCACACCATAAACAAGAGTACTTTGTCGCGTCATGGAAACTCCGGCAAGAGAGGCAGCCGGGGCTTCGGTGCTTAGTGCAAACGGCATCCTCGAGCTACAAGGGCTTATTCTCCCCGTCGATTCCCCCGAGTGGCATAACATGGAAGTCAAATCCTTTAAGATAG
- a CDS encoding related to myo-inositol transport protein ITR1, with the protein MDDKDISPGHGGSSYDDKTVTPPPEKGGAEILEHASQGRRQSVALNIVQNPLQSKTQDQVVADARAFAESNGMSEHVDLFGRAALIARDPDSFESVDLLDDERAALIYERDHKWHGSKMLWYSIGLCAVGAATQGWDQTGANGANLSFPKEFGIDGEGRDEWIVGIINSIIFLTAGLIGAFIVDPLNHYFGRRGEIFITACCLVATPIASGFAKNWQELFAIRFIMGIGIGAKNATVPIYSAEMAPARIRGALVMFWQLWVVIGIFLGFCANVIVKDIGDIAWRLELGSAFIPAFFLAAGIYFCPESPRWLMKHGRIADGFVSMSKLRAHPIIGARDYYYSYVIYHEELRENAGAGYFARLWDCFAVPRIRRANYGASTVMLAQQMCGINIISFYSSSIFREAGYSHDEALYASLGYGAIQVVFTIPTLFLIDTKGRRFLTLATFPFMCIFLLAGGLSLLNDSDNRAANIGPVVLFVYLFTIAYCLGEGPVAFQYSAEVFPTIQREQGMAWAVCINNTFAGVLGLTFPRMKTVMTPTGAFGFYAGLNLIAWGMIFCFVRETKQMTLEELDQVFSVPTKSFLSHETKVWLPYIFKRYVLRKNIQRPPPIIEKGEKTLA; encoded by the exons ATGGATGACAAGGATATTTCACCCGGCCATGGTGGCTCGTCTTACGATGACAAGACCGTCACGCCTCCGCCTGAGAAGGGTGGTGCTGAGATTCTAGAGCACGCTTCTCAGGGTCGTCGTCAATCCGTCGCTCTCAACATTGTCCAGAACCCCCTGCAG AGCAAAACACAGGATCAAGTCGTCGCTGACGCTCGCGCCTTTGCCGAGTCCAATGGCATGTCCGAGCACGTCGACCTCTTCGGCCGAGCCGCTCTCATCGCTCGTGATCCCGATAGCTTCGAGTCGGTGGACCTTCTCGACGACGAACGCGCTGCCCTCATCTATGAGAGAGACCACAAGTGGCATGGATCCAAGATGCTGTGGTACTCCATTGGTCTTTGCGCTGTTGGTGCTGCTACGCAGGGATGGGATCAGACAGGTGCCAATGGCGCTAACCTCTCGTTCCCCAAAGAGTTTGGTATCGATGGCGAGGGACGCGATGAGTGGATTGTCGGTatcatcaactccatcatcttccttACTGCTGGTCTGAT CGGCGCTTTTATTGTCGACCCTCTCAACCACTACTTCGGCCGACGTGGAGAGATCTTCATTACAGCCTGTTGCTTGGTTGCTACCCCTATCGCTTCAGGTTTCGCGAAGAATTGGCAAGAGCTTTTTGCCATCCGTTTCATCATGGGAATCGGTATTGGTGCGAAGAATGCTACCGTGCCTATCTATTCAGCTGAGATGGCCCCTGCTCGAATTCGAGGTGCCCTCGTCATGTTCTGGCAGCTTTGGGTCGTGATTG GTATCTTTCTCGGTTTCTGCGCCAatgtcatcgtcaaagatATTGGCGACATCGCCTGGCGTCTCGAACTCGGCTCAGCCTTCATCCccgccttcttcctcgcAGCCGGCATCTACTTCTGCCCCGAATCTCCCCGTTGGCTGATGAAGCACGGGCGCATCGCCGATGGCTTCGTCTCCATGTCCAAGCTTCGAGCCCACCCCATCATCGGTGCTCGCGATTACTACTACTCTTACGTCATCTATCACGAGGAGCTTCGCGAGAACGCTGGCGCTGGTTACTTTGCTCGTCTTTGGGACTGCTTCGCTGTTCCCAGAATTCGACGTGCTAACTACGGTGCTAGCACTGTCATGTTGGCCCAGCAGATGTGCGGTATCAATATCATCTCCTTCTACAGTTCCAGTATCTTCCGAGAGGCTGGTTACAGCCACGACGAGGCTCTGTATGCTTCCTTGGGATATGGTGCTATCCAGGTTGTCTTCACCATTCCTACTCTCTTCCTGATTGATACCAAGGGTCGACGATTCTTGACACTGGCTACTTTCCCCTTCATGTGCATCTTCTTGCTGGCAGGTggcctctcccttctcaacgACAGCGACAACCGAGCTGCCAACATTGGTCCCGTCGTTCTCTTCGTCTATCTTTTCACCATCGCTTACTGTCTCGGTGAGGGACCTGTCGCCTTCCAGTATTCGGCTGAGGTCTTCCCCACCATCCAGCGAGAGCAGGGTATGGCTTGGGCTGTCTGCATCAATAACACCTTCGCCGGTGTTCTTGGCCTGACCTTCCCTCGTATGAAGACTGTCATGACACCCACTGGAGCTTTCGGCTTCTATGCCGGGCTTAACCTCATTGCTTGGGGTATGATCTTCTGCTTTGTTCGTGAGACTAAGCAGATGACCCTTGAAGAATTGGATC AGGTCTTCTCCGTTCCTACAAAGAGCTTCTTGTCACATGAGACAAAGGTCTGGCTGCCTTATATCTTCAAGCGCTACGTCCTTCGCAAGAACATTCAACGCCCTCCTCCCATTATtgagaagggcgagaagaCACTCGCGTAA
- a CDS encoding related to gEgh 16 protein: MHSIAIVSAFFAMASAHGVVLSVEGANGVTMPGLSIADGTPRDCSSNRCGSQADTSIIRDREIRSGEASALGRTQGNGPVDASVMISSFLGSGNANNVPTNNGTESAAGVEDDLSNLPKGNNQGNNNNNNRRRQLGNLLGGLFGSGRGGGGEKTETAEETSVAASAGEGATKGLPTASDNGEVTMTYRQINQDGAGPMTAEIDATSGGTDPDAFQTAEVTQDVPGIGIQGLSLATNTDFPLKVQMPQGMTCEGSVGGANNVCIVRVRNGAAAGPFGGSGAFTQSAASRKRAIAFRLKKRMEIVRY; encoded by the exons ATGCATTCTATTGCTATCGTCTCTGccttcttcgccatggctTCTGCCCATGGAGTCGTCCTCTCTGTTGAGGGAGCTAATGGAGTCACCATGCCTGGTCTCAGCA TTGCTGATGGAACTCCTCGTGATTGCTCGAGCAATCGATGCGGTTCTCAAGCCGACACCTCCATCATTCGTGATCGTGAGATCCGCAGTGGTGAAGCCAGCGCTCTGGGCAGGACCCAGGGCAATGGCCCTGTTGACGCCTCCGTCATgatctccagcttcttgggcAGCGGAAACGCTAATAACGTCCCTACCAACAATGGCACTGAAAgcgctgctggtgttgaggacgATCTTTCCAACTTGCCCAAGGGTAACAACCAgggcaacaacaacaacaacaaccggAGGCGCCAGTTAGGTAACCTCTTGGGAGGACTCTTTGGCAGTGGCCGTGGAGGCGGTGGCGAGAAGACTGAGACTGCTGAGGAGACTAGCgttgctgcttctgctggaGAGGGTGCTACCAAGGGCTTGCCTACAGCTTCTGATAACGGCGAGGTCACCATGACTTACAGACAG ATCAACCAAGACGGCGCCGGTCCAATGACAGCTGAAATCGACGCTACATCCGGCGGCACCGACCCTGATGCCTTCCAAACCGCAGAGGTGACCCAAGATGTTCCTGGAATCGGTATTCAGGGTCTCTCCCTCGCCACCAACACCGACTTCCCTCTCAAGGTCCAGATGCCCCAGGGTATGACCTGCGAAGGCTCTGTCGGAGGCGCCAACAACGTCTGCATCGTTCGTGTCCGCAACGGCGCCGCTGCTGGTCCTTTCGGTGGCTCTGGTGCTTTCACTCAGTCTGCTGCTTCGCGAAAGCGGGCTATTGCTTTCCGCCTCAAGAAGCGCATGGAGATTGTTCGCTACTAA